The Litchfieldia alkalitelluris genome has a window encoding:
- a CDS encoding Gfo/Idh/MocA family oxidoreductase translates to MTKRYVLIGTGGRAEYFYGSVVRDFRETSQLVAFCDINQTRMNYANRLLEEKYNHPQVATYLAHEFETMIEIEKPDTVIVTTVDRTHHTYIIKALELGCDVVTEKPMTIDAEKCQEIIDAVKRTGRDVRVSFNYRYAPHNTKIRELIKNGVIGDVFSVNFEWALNTQHGADYFRRWHRDKRNSGGLLVHKSTHHFDLVNFWLGTSPETVYAQGGLRFYGRENAEARGVTKFYQRAHGSEIAKHDPFAIQLADNDHLKAMYLDAEEEDGYQRDQSVFGDGINIEDTLGVMVKYKNKAILNYSLNAYLPWEGYTVAFNGSKGRIEVRVVEQSYINSGGKKEDEGRLEQKSIVVMPMFDTPYEVEVEEGVGGHGGGDPILLQDLFGTPIEDEFNRAASHVDGAMSILTGIAGNISLNTGQPVNVDQLVKF, encoded by the coding sequence ATGACCAAAAGATATGTGTTAATTGGAACAGGTGGAAGAGCCGAGTACTTTTATGGATCAGTTGTACGTGATTTTAGGGAAACGAGTCAACTTGTTGCTTTCTGTGATATAAATCAAACAAGAATGAATTATGCCAACCGTTTATTAGAGGAAAAATACAATCACCCTCAGGTAGCAACCTATCTTGCTCATGAGTTTGAAACAATGATTGAGATTGAAAAGCCAGATACAGTCATTGTTACAACTGTGGATCGAACACATCATACATATATCATAAAAGCATTAGAGCTTGGATGTGATGTAGTAACGGAAAAACCAATGACCATCGATGCTGAGAAATGTCAGGAAATTATTGATGCGGTGAAAAGAACAGGAAGAGATGTCCGTGTTTCCTTCAATTATCGTTATGCGCCACATAATACGAAAATAAGAGAGTTAATTAAAAATGGTGTTATCGGAGATGTGTTCTCGGTTAATTTTGAATGGGCGCTGAACACGCAGCATGGAGCCGATTATTTCCGAAGATGGCATCGTGATAAGCGAAATAGTGGTGGATTGTTAGTTCATAAATCAACACATCATTTTGATTTAGTGAACTTTTGGTTAGGTACGTCTCCAGAGACCGTCTATGCTCAAGGTGGCTTACGCTTTTACGGAAGAGAAAATGCAGAGGCAAGAGGCGTCACGAAGTTTTATCAGCGGGCACATGGAAGTGAAATTGCCAAGCATGATCCATTTGCAATTCAATTAGCTGACAACGATCATTTGAAAGCGATGTATTTGGATGCTGAAGAGGAAGACGGCTATCAACGTGATCAAAGTGTATTCGGTGATGGAATTAATATTGAAGATACATTAGGAGTCATGGTGAAATATAAAAATAAAGCCATTTTAAATTATTCATTAAATGCGTATTTACCATGGGAAGGTTATACCGTGGCGTTTAATGGTAGCAAAGGCAGAATTGAAGTTCGTGTTGTTGAGCAATCTTATATCAATTCAGGCGGAAAGAAAGAAGATGAAGGGCGATTAGAGCAAAAGTCAATTGTCGTTATGCCGATGTTTGATACGCCATATGAGGTAGAGGTGGAAGAAGGAGTAGGTGGCCATGGTGGTGGTGACCCAATTCTGTTACAAGACCTTTTTGGCACACCTATAGAGGATGAATTCAACCGTGCGGCTTCCCATGTTGATGGAGCTATGTCGATTCTTACAGGGATTGCAGGGAACATCTCATTAAATACAGGCCAGCCCGTAAACGTCGATCAATTAGTGAAGTTTTAG
- a CDS encoding glycosylhydrolase-like jelly roll fold domain-containing protein produces the protein MSGLLQQKFLDPDEEFTPMPFWFWNDDLTHDEIKRQIHDFNEKGVKGFVLHPRIGIPKEIEYLSDSFMNYVQTAVSEAELHGMSVILYDEAMYPSGAAKGFVVKENPAYASRGLKMLEYKTCEELSIPIHLEDGETLVSVQAGKKINDRKINLTSCHIIHPHGNRINFIPPDNDEWTVFVFIETFTQGTIRGIHFGEDDGEENAPRSADLLNPAAVKTFIQLTHDAYYHKLKRYFGKTVIAFFTDEPEIMGRGATPGLKPWTSDFLIQFVQNGNQETDLPALWLDASERTIEIHKNYQQAVHNVLIEVYYKQISQWCEEHGIALTGHPAASDDIGLLRFFHIPGQDVVWRWVGPENGTAIEGHHSTAAKCSSDAARHRGRRRNLNEVLGVCGKETPWALSPGDMKWYLDWLLVRGVNLLVPHAFYYSVDGKRRSHERPPDVGPNNLWWPYYKQFAQYIKRLSWLMTDSINLTAVAILCEANRLPWKITKPLFENQIEFNYLEEELLLSSCRVENGRINIAKQTYNVIVIEDPFQLSVEVKARLIDFINGGGRVIVYSEDGAVEIILGATVITRPEEVVAEIPSCDRSEVVLTLASKYIRVSKVVKDDCIFYVLVNEGEDTYQGAILTSEVGNVEKWDPWDATITQVDVQMKGDQLLVPVTLERRSSVVFCVDPSESIKLGNDDPTKVVGHQIKHIEMNERWIARCDDKVMESLELESWVTWDGMEHYSGTVIYENTFNMEELRDVAKVFLELGEVYEMAHVFINNNEVGIKMWAPYRFEVDRSLIRNGLNTLRIEVTNSKANQMDDARLPSGLLGPVLLEAREAWGRF, from the coding sequence ATGAGTGGTTTGTTACAGCAGAAGTTTTTGGATCCAGATGAGGAATTTACACCTATGCCCTTTTGGTTTTGGAATGATGATTTAACACATGATGAAATTAAAAGACAGATCCATGATTTCAATGAGAAAGGGGTCAAAGGGTTTGTCTTACATCCAAGAATTGGGATTCCGAAAGAGATTGAATATTTGTCAGATTCATTTATGAATTATGTTCAAACAGCTGTTAGTGAGGCTGAATTACATGGAATGTCCGTGATTTTATATGATGAGGCGATGTATCCATCAGGTGCTGCAAAAGGTTTTGTGGTGAAAGAAAACCCAGCATATGCGAGCCGTGGCTTGAAAATGCTAGAATATAAGACTTGCGAAGAGTTATCTATTCCTATTCACCTTGAAGATGGCGAAACACTCGTTTCGGTTCAAGCGGGGAAAAAGATAAACGATAGAAAAATTAATTTGACGAGTTGTCATATCATTCATCCTCATGGGAATAGGATTAATTTTATCCCGCCTGATAACGATGAGTGGACTGTGTTCGTTTTTATCGAAACGTTTACACAAGGGACAATTCGCGGCATTCATTTTGGTGAAGATGATGGAGAAGAAAATGCACCGCGTTCAGCTGATTTATTAAATCCAGCAGCGGTGAAAACCTTTATTCAACTAACTCATGATGCCTATTATCATAAATTAAAGAGATATTTCGGTAAAACGGTGATTGCCTTTTTTACAGACGAACCTGAAATCATGGGGCGCGGAGCAACACCTGGACTAAAGCCATGGACATCAGACTTTTTAATTCAGTTCGTGCAAAACGGCAATCAAGAAACAGACTTACCTGCCTTATGGTTGGATGCTTCTGAACGAACGATAGAAATACATAAAAACTATCAACAAGCTGTTCATAATGTATTGATTGAAGTGTATTATAAACAAATTTCACAGTGGTGTGAGGAACATGGAATTGCACTAACAGGTCATCCAGCAGCGAGTGATGATATCGGTTTGCTTAGATTTTTTCATATTCCTGGACAGGATGTGGTCTGGCGTTGGGTTGGACCTGAGAATGGAACTGCCATAGAAGGACATCACTCTACAGCGGCGAAATGTTCATCAGATGCAGCTAGACATCGAGGAAGAAGAAGAAACCTAAACGAAGTGTTAGGGGTGTGCGGAAAAGAAACACCTTGGGCATTAAGTCCAGGTGATATGAAGTGGTATCTCGACTGGCTGTTGGTCAGAGGGGTGAACCTCTTAGTACCACATGCGTTTTATTATTCTGTTGATGGCAAGAGACGTAGCCATGAAAGACCACCTGATGTTGGTCCAAATAATCTTTGGTGGCCTTATTATAAGCAATTTGCCCAATACATAAAGCGGTTAAGTTGGTTGATGACTGATAGCATCAATTTGACAGCGGTTGCAATTTTGTGCGAGGCTAATCGGTTGCCATGGAAAATTACGAAGCCTTTATTTGAAAATCAGATTGAATTTAATTACTTAGAAGAGGAGTTACTACTGTCTTCATGTAGAGTAGAAAACGGAAGAATTAATATTGCTAAGCAAACATACAACGTGATTGTAATAGAGGACCCTTTTCAATTATCAGTTGAGGTAAAGGCTAGGTTAATAGATTTTATTAATGGCGGTGGCCGAGTCATTGTCTATAGTGAAGATGGGGCTGTGGAGATCATTCTAGGTGCTACGGTAATTACAAGACCAGAAGAGGTGGTTGCGGAGATTCCTTCTTGCGACCGAAGTGAAGTGGTTTTAACTCTTGCAAGCAAATATATTAGAGTTAGTAAAGTAGTGAAGGACGATTGTATCTTTTATGTGCTTGTGAATGAAGGTGAAGACACTTACCAAGGTGCAATTTTAACCAGTGAGGTTGGAAATGTAGAGAAATGGGATCCGTGGGATGCAACGATTACACAGGTTGATGTTCAAATGAAAGGTGACCAATTACTAGTTCCAGTTACATTGGAAAGAAGATCATCTGTTGTCTTTTGTGTGGACCCGAGCGAATCTATAAAGTTAGGGAATGATGATCCAACGAAAGTAGTCGGTCACCAAATAAAGCATATAGAGATGAACGAACGCTGGATAGCTCGTTGTGATGACAAAGTGATGGAGAGCCTTGAATTAGAGTCTTGGGTAACGTGGGATGGAATGGAACATTATTCAGGAACGGTTATCTATGAAAATACGTTTAACATGGAAGAATTGCGCGACGTAGCTAAAGTCTTCTTAGAGCTAGGCGAAGTCTATGAAATGGCTCATGTGTTTATAAATAACAACGAGGTTGGAATCAAAATGTGGGCACCCTATCGTTTTGAAGTAGACAGGTCATTGATCCGAAATGGATTAAATACTCTTAGGATAGAGGTTACAAATAGCAAGGCTAATCAAATGGATGATGCCAGATTACCTTCAGGGTTACTTGGTCCTGTTTTATTGGAAGCGCGGGAAGCGTGGGGACGGTTCTGA
- a CDS encoding IS3 family transposase (programmed frameshift), giving the protein MKKKYPLEIKIAAVNEYLEGGESIRQTAQKYNVNKTMLHRWVAKFQNHGISGLEETYTKYSFEFKMDVLNYLNEMGASIEEATAVFNVSSSAIVYKWKNLLETQGIDALKKKKKERPSPMKKQPKNNQPVEGTEEALRAEIEQLRMENAYLKKPTSLNSGKELTEKEKAQVIYELRRVFKVIDLIKFAEMPRSTYYYWVKQMDKPDKYSEMKEVIQQIFDEHQGRYGYRRITLELRNRGHVINHKTVLRLMNEMGLKCLVRMKKYRSYRGKVGEVAPNILERDFQATKPNEKWVTDVTDFHLFGEKLYLSPILDLYNGEIIAYNLEKRPVYTLVSKMLDTAIQQLDVHDCPILHSDQGWHYQMKKFRHTLQKNGITQSMSRKGNCLDNAVMENFFGLLKRELLYLREFESMDHFKLELEKYIYYYNHKRIKQKLKGMSPIQYRTHTQQAA; this is encoded by the exons ATGAAGAAGAAATACCCTTTAGAAATAAAGATAGCTGCAGTAAATGAATATCTTGAAGGCGGAGAGTCTATCAGGCAGACAGCCCAAAAGTACAATGTTAATAAAACGATGTTACACAGATGGGTAGCGAAATTTCAAAATCATGGTATATCTGGCTTAGAGGAAACCTATACAAAATACTCATTTGAGTTTAAAATGGACGTACTTAATTATCTGAACGAGATGGGAGCGTCCATCGAAGAAGCTACTGCAGTATTTAATGTTTCTTCATCTGCCATAGTGTATAAGTGGAAGAATCTACTTGAAACACAGGGAATTGACGCTCTTAAAAAGAAGAAAAAGGAGCGTCCTTCACCCATGAAAAAGCAACCTAAGAATAATCAACCAGTAGAAGGAACTGAAGAAGCACTACGTGCTGAAATTGAACAACTTCGTATGGAGAATGCATATTTAAAAAAGC CTACAAGCCTTAATTCAGGAAAAGAACTCACAGAAAAAGAAAAGGCACAGGTGATTTATGAATTAAGGCGTGTATTTAAGGTGATTGACTTGATAAAGTTCGCTGAAATGCCACGTAGCACGTATTATTATTGGGTAAAACAAATGGATAAACCAGATAAATATAGTGAAATGAAAGAGGTTATCCAACAGATCTTTGACGAACATCAAGGTCGATATGGCTATCGACGTATCACACTGGAATTACGTAATCGGGGTCATGTAATTAATCACAAAACAGTCCTTCGCTTAATGAATGAGATGGGTTTAAAATGCTTAGTTCGCATGAAAAAATACCGTTCATATCGTGGAAAAGTGGGTGAAGTCGCACCGAATATACTAGAGCGAGATTTCCAAGCTACGAAGCCAAATGAGAAGTGGGTTACAGATGTGACAGATTTCCATTTGTTTGGCGAGAAACTTTATCTTTCACCTATTCTGGACCTTTACAACGGTGAAATTATTGCTTATAACCTAGAGAAACGTCCAGTATACACACTTGTATCTAAAATGTTAGATACGGCCATACAACAATTAGACGTCCATGATTGCCCTATCCTTCACTCTGATCAAGGCTGGCATTATCAGATGAAGAAGTTTCGACACACCTTACAGAAGAATGGAATTACCCAAAGTATGTCTCGCAAGGGCAATTGTTTAGATAATGCAGTAATGGAGAACTTTTTTGGATTATTAAAGCGCGAATTACTTTATTTAAGAGAATTTGAGAGTATGGATCATTTCAAACTAGAATTAGAGAAATATATTTACTATTATAATCACAAACGGATTAAGCAAAAATTAAAAGGTATGAGTCCGATTCAATATCGAACTCATACCCAGCAAGCTGCTTAA
- a CDS encoding AraC family transcriptional regulator: MIQKQDGFESEKLFIVPEYVIVEISKHPLISPFFITDIGYFPKAKYHYRERIEGCDTHILIYCADGEGWVKLDHEKTYFLKSHTLIVIPADTPHCYGADEENPWSIYWVHLKGAEVITFIKSFGLNEGLLQIPLSTYVQFSELFEQCFVSLSEKPYSQLHHIKTSQAMKFLLSSLGLSSIRSGQEERKKLYLEKAIHYMNDSINRSIKLSELAKIVGLSIQHLTHLFKEETGFPPIDYFLRMKIQRAGQLLDLTDHSVKEISNSLGMADPYYFSRIFKKINGCSPTEYRKNQKG; the protein is encoded by the coding sequence TTGATACAGAAACAAGATGGATTTGAATCTGAAAAACTATTTATAGTTCCGGAATATGTAATAGTAGAAATTAGTAAACATCCTTTAATCAGTCCCTTTTTCATTACTGATATTGGCTATTTTCCAAAAGCTAAGTACCATTATCGCGAACGGATAGAAGGCTGTGATACACATATTCTCATTTATTGTGCTGATGGTGAGGGCTGGGTGAAACTTGATCATGAAAAGACGTACTTTCTAAAAAGTCATACACTGATTGTCATTCCTGCCGACACTCCACACTGTTACGGCGCGGATGAGGAAAATCCATGGAGTATTTATTGGGTTCATCTCAAAGGTGCAGAGGTGATTACTTTTATCAAGAGCTTTGGATTAAATGAAGGACTTTTACAGATACCTTTAAGCACTTATGTACAATTCTCAGAGCTTTTCGAGCAATGCTTTGTTTCCCTTTCTGAAAAGCCTTATTCTCAACTTCATCATATTAAAACCTCTCAAGCGATGAAGTTCTTATTAAGCTCACTCGGATTATCAAGTATTCGTTCCGGACAAGAAGAAAGAAAAAAGCTCTATCTAGAAAAGGCGATCCATTACATGAACGACAGTATTAATCGCTCTATCAAACTGTCTGAGTTAGCAAAGATTGTGGGATTATCCATTCAGCATCTGACCCACCTTTTTAAAGAGGAAACAGGATTTCCTCCAATTGACTATTTCTTACGGATGAAAATTCAGCGTGCTGGCCAACTGCTTGATCTCACCGACCATTCAGTAAAGGAAATTTCGAACTCATTAGGAATGGCTGACCCCTATTACTTCTCAAGAATCTTCAAAAAAATTAACGGGTGCTCCCCGACCGAATACAGAAAAAATCAAAAAGGATGA
- a CDS encoding DUF5107 domain-containing protein, whose amino-acid sequence MEKNHHTTRIWEEKRQIPTYGVGEPNKNPMFLDKRVYQGSSGKVYPLPVIDKINDEKKLVSYQLVIMENEYIRIEVMPEIGGRIYRALDKTNNYDFVYYNRVIKPALVGLAGPWISGGIEFNWPQHHRPNTFGPVEYQQSENPDGSVTVWVSEIDRMYGTKVTAGFTLHPGKAYLEISAQLYNRTPEPQTFLWWANPAVAVNDDTQSVFPPDVHAVLDHGKRDVSKFPIATGTYYKMDYSEGVDISRYKNIPVPTSYMAYKSKYDFVGGYDHGVKAGLLHVANHHISPGKKQWTWGNGEFGQAWDRHLTDEDGPYIELMTGVYTDNQPDFSWLHPYEEKTFKQYFMPYKDIGIVKNASVDAAVNLEVDEVLKKAKVFVYATSAFEAAVIELKDSSKTYLIETTTLSPNHTFETELPIEITEDQVHDLILSVKDNKGRLLISYQPEKQEIEEMPEPAKPLPAPGELRTTEELYLAGLHLEQYRHATFEPDGYYIEGLKRDPRDIRNNVAYGRLLLRRGLFKESEAYFRKAIASLTWRNPNPSDSETYYQLGLSLKLQGKLDEAFTSFYKAVWSSGWQDSSYFALAQIACEKGAFEEALDLIEKSLNRNTGNYKARHLKTALLRKCQFLNEAKTFAEETIALDIADFGAYNELYLVLLEQGEMERAENLLRELQVLMRGDVQNHLYVAADYAECGLFEEAIQVLKRVLPKDDKTVYPIVHYTLAYLYNKLNQSTDFKIQVEKGNAAASDYCFPNSLFELIVLEHVITTRPQDDKAHYYLGNLLFDKKRQMDAIKHWETSRTINPRFPTVHRNLTLAYFNVLHDAEKALASLETAFTYDKNDARVLFELDQLYKKLSLSPEKRLKLMQLHMNLVEERDDLFLEYVTLLNTLGQYENSIELLSGRHFHPWEGGEGKVTGQYVLSHVELGKVYILEKNYGAAIEVLKKALVYPHNLGEGKLTGAQENNIYYFLGCAYEGLKQTEQSAECFTLASQGLDEPTSAMYYNDQPPEMIFYQGLAWLKLKNEKEAKRRFNKLIDYAEKHIFDSVIIDYFAVSLPDFLVFEEDLNKRNRIHCLFMKGLGLLGLDRANNALEHFQQVLQLDPHHQGAKIHQSGFDHDSDFSLGRKDATLLSSE is encoded by the coding sequence ATGGAAAAGAATCACCATACGACCCGTATCTGGGAAGAAAAGCGACAGATCCCAACATATGGTGTTGGAGAGCCAAATAAGAATCCGATGTTCCTTGATAAGAGAGTATACCAAGGAAGCTCTGGAAAGGTATATCCACTCCCTGTCATTGATAAAATCAACGATGAAAAGAAACTAGTAAGTTATCAGTTAGTGATTATGGAGAATGAATATATTCGGATTGAGGTGATGCCCGAAATCGGTGGCAGAATTTATCGTGCACTCGATAAAACCAATAACTATGATTTTGTCTATTATAATCGAGTCATTAAGCCAGCGCTGGTTGGATTAGCTGGTCCATGGATATCTGGCGGGATTGAATTTAACTGGCCACAGCATCATCGCCCAAATACGTTTGGCCCTGTTGAATATCAACAGTCTGAAAATCCGGACGGTAGTGTAACCGTTTGGGTAAGTGAAATTGATAGAATGTATGGTACGAAGGTAACTGCTGGATTTACTTTACATCCGGGAAAGGCGTATCTAGAGATTTCTGCTCAACTATATAATAGAACTCCTGAACCTCAAACATTTCTTTGGTGGGCTAATCCAGCGGTGGCAGTCAACGATGATACTCAATCGGTTTTTCCGCCCGACGTCCATGCTGTTCTTGACCACGGGAAACGCGATGTATCTAAGTTTCCAATTGCAACTGGAACGTATTATAAAATGGATTATTCAGAAGGTGTAGATATATCACGGTATAAAAATATCCCTGTTCCAACATCATATATGGCTTACAAATCTAAGTATGATTTTGTGGGAGGGTATGATCATGGAGTGAAAGCCGGGCTGTTACACGTTGCAAATCATCATATTTCTCCGGGGAAAAAGCAGTGGACTTGGGGAAATGGTGAATTTGGTCAAGCCTGGGATCGTCATTTAACTGATGAGGATGGACCATATATCGAACTAATGACTGGTGTTTATACCGATAATCAACCGGATTTCTCATGGCTTCACCCTTATGAAGAGAAAACATTTAAACAATATTTTATGCCATACAAGGACATCGGTATCGTGAAAAATGCTTCAGTTGATGCTGCTGTTAATTTAGAAGTTGATGAAGTGTTAAAAAAAGCAAAGGTGTTTGTTTATGCAACATCTGCTTTTGAAGCAGCCGTGATTGAGTTAAAAGATAGCAGTAAGACATATCTAATTGAAACGACAACATTGTCACCCAATCATACATTTGAAACTGAGTTACCGATAGAGATAACAGAAGACCAAGTACATGATCTCATTTTATCGGTAAAAGATAACAAAGGGCGTCTATTAATCTCTTATCAGCCTGAAAAGCAAGAAATAGAAGAAATGCCAGAACCAGCAAAACCACTTCCAGCTCCTGGTGAATTAAGAACAACAGAAGAACTATATCTTGCAGGACTTCACTTAGAGCAATATCGTCATGCAACGTTTGAGCCAGATGGCTATTATATTGAGGGACTAAAGCGGGACCCGAGGGATATTCGAAACAATGTAGCATACGGTAGATTGCTCTTACGTCGGGGACTATTCAAAGAAAGCGAAGCTTATTTTCGTAAGGCGATTGCTTCGTTAACATGGCGAAATCCAAATCCATCTGATTCTGAGACTTACTATCAGCTAGGGTTATCACTTAAGCTACAAGGAAAACTGGATGAAGCATTTACTAGCTTCTATAAAGCGGTTTGGTCTTCAGGTTGGCAGGATAGTAGCTATTTTGCGCTCGCACAAATTGCTTGTGAAAAAGGAGCATTTGAAGAGGCATTGGATCTTATTGAAAAATCACTAAATCGAAATACAGGGAATTATAAAGCACGTCATTTAAAAACCGCCTTATTACGAAAATGTCAGTTCTTAAACGAAGCAAAAACCTTTGCGGAAGAGACGATTGCTCTAGATATTGCAGATTTTGGTGCTTATAACGAGTTATATCTTGTTTTACTAGAGCAGGGGGAAATGGAAAGGGCAGAGAATTTATTACGTGAGCTACAAGTTTTAATGCGTGGCGATGTTCAAAACCATTTATACGTAGCCGCGGATTACGCAGAGTGTGGACTTTTTGAGGAAGCGATACAAGTGCTCAAACGAGTTTTACCAAAAGATGATAAAACCGTGTATCCAATCGTACATTATACTTTAGCTTATTTATATAACAAGCTAAATCAGTCCACTGACTTCAAGATCCAAGTGGAAAAGGGAAATGCTGCAGCTTCTGATTACTGTTTTCCCAATTCATTATTTGAACTGATTGTGTTAGAGCATGTGATTACGACGAGACCACAAGATGATAAGGCACATTATTATTTAGGTAATCTTTTATTTGATAAAAAAAGGCAGATGGATGCGATTAAGCATTGGGAAACGTCAAGGACGATTAATCCTCGGTTCCCAACAGTACATCGGAACTTGACGTTAGCTTATTTCAATGTGCTACATGATGCAGAAAAGGCCCTAGCATCTCTTGAAACCGCTTTTACTTATGATAAAAATGATGCGCGCGTATTGTTTGAGTTAGACCAACTATACAAAAAACTTAGCCTCTCACCAGAAAAACGCCTGAAGTTGATGCAATTACACATGAATTTGGTAGAAGAACGAGATGACTTATTCCTTGAATATGTAACTCTATTAAATACTCTTGGGCAATATGAAAACTCGATTGAATTACTGTCAGGACGGCATTTTCACCCTTGGGAAGGTGGCGAAGGGAAAGTAACAGGTCAATATGTGTTATCACATGTTGAACTTGGTAAAGTATATATTTTAGAGAAAAACTATGGTGCAGCAATTGAAGTTTTAAAGAAGGCACTTGTTTATCCGCATAACCTTGGAGAAGGGAAGTTAACAGGGGCGCAGGAAAATAATATCTATTATTTTTTAGGTTGTGCTTATGAAGGGCTAAAACAAACTGAGCAATCGGCGGAGTGTTTTACATTGGCATCCCAAGGCCTAGATGAACCAACAAGTGCTATGTATTACAATGATCAGCCGCCTGAAATGATTTTTTATCAAGGTCTAGCTTGGCTCAAGTTGAAAAATGAGAAAGAAGCCAAACGGAGATTTAATAAGCTAATCGATTATGCTGAAAAACATATTTTTGATTCTGTCATCATTGATTATTTTGCTGTTTCACTACCAGATTTTCTAGTCTTTGAAGAAGACCTTAATAAAAGAAATAGAATTCATTGTCTATTTATGAAAGGTCTCGGATTACTAGGGCTAGATAGGGCGAACAATGCTTTAGAGCACTTTCAACAAGTGCTACAGCTCGACCCACATCACCAGGGAGCGAAAATTCACCAATCTGGGTTTGATCACGATTCTGATTTTAGTTTAGGAAGAAAAGATGCCACTCTACTTAGTTCAGAGTAG